From the genome of Carassius gibelio isolate Cgi1373 ecotype wild population from Czech Republic chromosome A16, carGib1.2-hapl.c, whole genome shotgun sequence, one region includes:
- the LOC128030650 gene encoding uncharacterized protein LOC128030650 isoform X2 produces the protein MRHTEFFTSKNGSIQTIPSLNKKLKLVFDAVVGLQYIWEYRSPSKSVPPHYQCKLCKVQRLHNEIASHITGWKHSFRYLKQNHKDKVPHEEEDAVNDPAIRKAIKDAAAEVEKAEGRGQIKTVLKEPFEVMGFQDMKSAQPNPAFAGAASFPGPPPRGFKQGGPYGGPMDFPPRGGMKPDFSPGMRGGMDEPPMRRGYSDMGDFRSPGRFGNNMPGPDREMMETDNMQHFSDDGPMRMGPDGFGPRQRNEGRGRPFPNDMSMNSSSDRLLGHGPKGPENNSLPTTLLKYLDSFRIENEDDAQIVLKVTQKLTDVLMEYRLRSISAVPSVKPLPPMNYSSSSLQPNSKDRFSSSMPGPSRFYN, from the exons ATGCGTCACACAGAAT TCTTCACCTCCAAGAATGGATCCATCCAGACTATACCCAGTCTGAACAAAAAGCTCAAATTAGTCTTCGATGCTGTTGTTG GCCTGCAGTACATATGGGAGTATAGAAGCCCATCTAAGTCGGTTCCACCCCATTACCAGTGTAAACTGTGTAAAGTTCAGAGGCTGCACAATGAAATAGCTTCTCACATCACTGGCTGGAAGCACAGCTTCAGATACTTG AAGCAGAACCACAAAGACAAGGTTCCCCATGAGGAAGAGGATGCAGTTAACGATCCAGCCATCAGGAAAGCCATTAAAGATGCTGCTGCTGAAGTGGAAAAAGCTGAGGGAAGAGGTCAAATCAAG actgtcCTAAAGGAGCCATTTGAGGTTATGGGATTTCAGGACATGA agtcCGCACAACCCAATCCAGCATTTGCAGGAGCTGCTAGTTTTCCTGGGCCACCTCCCAGAGGGTTTAAACAAG GTGGTCCATATGGAGGTCCCATGGATTTCCCACCCCGGGGTGGCATGAAGCCTGATTTTTCCCCTGGCATGCGTGGGGGTATGGATGAACCCCCCATGAGGAGAGGTTACTCTGATATGGGAGACTTCAGAAGCCCAGGTCGCTTTGGTAACAACATGCCTGGACCAGACAGGGAAATGATGGAAACAGACAACATGCAACATTTCTCTGACGATGGACCCATGCGCATGGGCCCAGATGGCTTTGGGCCTCGCCAGCGTAATGAGGGCAGGGGCAGACCTTTCCCTAATGACATGTCCATGAACAGCAGTAGTGACCGATTGTTGGGACATGGCCCTAAAGGCCCAGAGAACAATAGCCTCCCTACAACCCTGCTCAAATATCTG GACTCTTTTCGTATTGAAAACGAGGACGATGCTCAGATCGTCTTGAAGGTCACACAGAAGCTCACAGATGTTCTGATGGAGTATCGCCTCAGAAGTATTTCAGCG gTGCCCAGTGTGAAGCCCCTGCCCCCCATGAACTACTCATCCTCAAGTCTTCAACCCAACTCTAAGGACAGATTCTCCAGCAGCATGCCAG
- the LOC128030650 gene encoding uncharacterized protein LOC128030650 isoform X1 gives MNAQHNPNKKGRAGGKKKQQLFGGDIVFTSKNGSIQTIPSLNKKLKLVFDAVVGLQYIWEYRSPSKSVPPHYQCKLCKVQRLHNEIASHITGWKHSFRYLKQNHKDKVPHEEEDAVNDPAIRKAIKDAAAEVEKAEGRGQIKTVLKEPFEVMGFQDMKSAQPNPAFAGAASFPGPPPRGFKQGGPYGGPMDFPPRGGMKPDFSPGMRGGMDEPPMRRGYSDMGDFRSPGRFGNNMPGPDREMMETDNMQHFSDDGPMRMGPDGFGPRQRNEGRGRPFPNDMSMNSSSDRLLGHGPKGPENNSLPTTLLKYLDSFRIENEDDAQIVLKVTQKLTDVLMEYRLRSISAVPSVKPLPPMNYSSSSLQPNSKDRFSSSMPGPSRFYN, from the exons ATGAACGCTCAACACAATCCTAATAAGAAGGGCAGGGCCGGTGGGAAG AAAAAGCAGCAGCTCTTCGGTGGTGACATAG TCTTCACCTCCAAGAATGGATCCATCCAGACTATACCCAGTCTGAACAAAAAGCTCAAATTAGTCTTCGATGCTGTTGTTG GCCTGCAGTACATATGGGAGTATAGAAGCCCATCTAAGTCGGTTCCACCCCATTACCAGTGTAAACTGTGTAAAGTTCAGAGGCTGCACAATGAAATAGCTTCTCACATCACTGGCTGGAAGCACAGCTTCAGATACTTG AAGCAGAACCACAAAGACAAGGTTCCCCATGAGGAAGAGGATGCAGTTAACGATCCAGCCATCAGGAAAGCCATTAAAGATGCTGCTGCTGAAGTGGAAAAAGCTGAGGGAAGAGGTCAAATCAAG actgtcCTAAAGGAGCCATTTGAGGTTATGGGATTTCAGGACATGA agtcCGCACAACCCAATCCAGCATTTGCAGGAGCTGCTAGTTTTCCTGGGCCACCTCCCAGAGGGTTTAAACAAG GTGGTCCATATGGAGGTCCCATGGATTTCCCACCCCGGGGTGGCATGAAGCCTGATTTTTCCCCTGGCATGCGTGGGGGTATGGATGAACCCCCCATGAGGAGAGGTTACTCTGATATGGGAGACTTCAGAAGCCCAGGTCGCTTTGGTAACAACATGCCTGGACCAGACAGGGAAATGATGGAAACAGACAACATGCAACATTTCTCTGACGATGGACCCATGCGCATGGGCCCAGATGGCTTTGGGCCTCGCCAGCGTAATGAGGGCAGGGGCAGACCTTTCCCTAATGACATGTCCATGAACAGCAGTAGTGACCGATTGTTGGGACATGGCCCTAAAGGCCCAGAGAACAATAGCCTCCCTACAACCCTGCTCAAATATCTG GACTCTTTTCGTATTGAAAACGAGGACGATGCTCAGATCGTCTTGAAGGTCACACAGAAGCTCACAGATGTTCTGATGGAGTATCGCCTCAGAAGTATTTCAGCG gTGCCCAGTGTGAAGCCCCTGCCCCCCATGAACTACTCATCCTCAAGTCTTCAACCCAACTCTAAGGACAGATTCTCCAGCAGCATGCCAG
- the invs gene encoding inversin isoform X1, with translation MAMLLPQNPSQVHAAAVNGDKNTLQRLISAESRLRDSEDQFGRTPLMYCVLADRLDCAEVLLKAGAAVNNTDHSQRTALHLAAQKGNVRFMKLLLSRHADWRLKDLEEMTPLHLATRHSSSKPLSLLLKHMAPGEVDTQDRNKSCCKSLPGAYKAQGLVAVLTLCVCEVTITHSLHAKDVFHRREKTDQLNFSTKTQTALHWSAFYNHPEHVKLLIKHDSNIGIPDSEGKIPLHWAAHNKHPNATRTVRCILEAAPTESLLNWQDYEGRTPLHFAVADGNEAVVEVLTSYEGCSVTAYDNLFRTPLHWAALLGHAKIVHLLLERNKSGMIPSDSQGATPLHYGAQSNYADTVAVFLKHPSVRDEPDLEGRTAFMWAAGKGSDDVIKTMLDLKKDLDINMTDKYGGTALHAAALSGHVSTVRLLLEQGAMVDPLDVMKHTPLFRACEMGHRDVILTLIKGGARVDLVDIDGHSALHWAALGGNAEVCEVLMENGISPNLQDHAGRTPLQCAAYAGYINCMALLIQHDADPNIQDKEGRTALHWSCNNGYLDAVKLLLGCGAFPNHMEHTEERYTPLDYALLGEHQELTQFLLEHGALSIAAIQDIAASSIQALYKGYKVRRAFRERKKLLMRHEQLRKDAAKKREEERRREAEQQLSLAEAGQKKLVSLAEVRVEKLSLDETEQSVKDPAALKGHKHRKSPSAHNIQSQSRREKKHRTERRTRDAETPEASLSLATSGLTVTPLSTRKCSGTVEEECVMETHSLDTCISVGCGSTYERQSPAGSSRPGSAKPVSSGASVASGHIETTTTPKSAAHNRPRTTGAHLKQAALATPRSTEPPTDSIYRSASMGNKPASEHKSNISNSTSVTRQKERRAERETHRDKDSRSRTEGDKQAGREKQKCTGKEKDKERWMGRTRKKQVDKEKEKKRDSIHSKNQAAIVIQRAWRRSCIRGRLHKLLCKTGKGAESAEVTSLLIQLLWGWPISYDHTHHKTSDVQAPPTRNVGKKSSVLQNIYGSTPSKRGPSLQAAVLKPQSQSQALLDLSLKTNKQLSAVECVSLVDTLSQAKQYSYHLRPSSAGSQSGQNRTKN, from the exons GCGATGCTGCTCCCCCAGAATCCATCTCAGGTGCATGCAGCTGCTGTGAATGGAGACAAGAACACCTTACAGAGACTGATCTCAG CTGAGTCTCGTCTGCGGGACAGTGAGGATCAGTTCGGCCGGACTCCTCTGATGTATTGTGTGCTGGCCGACCGCTTGGACTGTGCAGAGGTGCTGCTAAAGGCTGGCGCAGCCGTCAACAACACTGACCACAGTCAGAGGACCGCACTGCACCTCGCAGCACAgaag GGCAACGTGCGCTTCATGAAACTCTTACTGTCGCGCCACGCCGATTGGCGGTTAAAGGATCTGGAAGAAATGACTCCATTACACCTGGCAACGCGACATTCGAGCTCCAAACCTCTGTCTCTGCTCCTCAAGCACATGGCACCTGGTGAGGTGGACACACAGGACAGGAATAAG agctgctgcaagagcttgcCAGGCGCCTACAAGGCTCAGGGTCTCGTCGCAGTGTTAAccttatgtgtgtgtgaagtgacAATCACACACTCGCTGCATGCCAAAGATGTCTTCCATCGCAGAGAGAAGACAGACCAACTCAATTTCTCAACAAAGACA CAGACAGCTCTGCACTGGAGTGCCTTCTACAATCACCCCGAGCATGTTAAGCTGCTGATCAAGCACGATTCAAACATCGGGATCCCAGACAGCGAGGGGAAGATCCCTCTACACTGGGCGGCACATAACAAACACCCCAATGCCACACGTACGGTACGCTGTATTCTG GAAGCTGCTCCCACCGAGTCCCTGCTAAACTGGCAGGACTATGAGGGACGCACCCCTCTGCACTTTGCAGTGGCTGATGGGAATGAGGCAGTGGTTGAAGTGCTGACATCATACGAGGGCTGCAGTGTGACAGCCTATGATAACCTGTTCAGGACACCACTGCACTGGGCGGCACTGCTGG GTCATGCTAAGATCGTACACCTTCTGTTGGAGAGAAACAAGTCTGGGATGATCCCATCAGACAGTCAGGGAGCAACACCTCTGCACTATGGAGCTCAGAGCAACTATGCT GACACAGTGGCAGTTTTTTTAAAACACCCCTCTGTGCGAGATGAGCCTGATCTGGAGGGACGAACAGCTTTCATGTGGGCTGCAGGGAAGGGCAGCGATGATGTCATCAAAACTATGCTGGATCTGAAAAAGGACCTGGACATAAACATGACTGACAAATATGGAGGGACAG cacttcaTGCGGCTGCACTCTCAGGGCATGTGTCCACTGTGCGGTTGTTGCTCGAGCAGGGAGCCATGGTGGACCCGCTGGACGTAATGAAACACACACCTCTGTTCCGTGCATGTGAGATGGGCCATCGAGATGTCATTCTAACGCTCATTAAAG GAGGGGCTCGTGTAGATCTGGTAGACATAGACGGTCACTCTGCTCTTCACTGGGCAGCTCTGGGTGGTAATGCGGAGGTGTGCGAGGTGTTGATGGAGAACGGGATCAGTCCTAACCTGCAGGACCACGCAGGACGAACTCCCCTCCAGTGTGCGGCATATGCTGGCTACATCAACTGCATGGCCTTGCTCATTCAGCATGACGCAGACCCCAATATCCAGGACAAGGAG GGGAGAACCGCACTCCACTGGTCCTGTAATAACGGATATCTGGATGCTGTGAAGCTGCTCCTGGGGTGTGGAGCCTTTCCCAACCATATGGAGCACACCGAGGAGAG GTACACTCCTCTAGACTATGCCCTGCTGGGAGAGCATCAAGAACTGACCCAGTTTCTATTGGAGCATGGAGCTCTATCTATCGCCGCCATCCAGGACATCGCCGCCTCGTCCATCCAGGCTCTCTACAAGGGCTACAAGGTCCGACGGGCGTTCAGAGAGCGCAAGAAGCTCCTCATGAGACACGAACAACTGCGCAAGGATGCTGCAAA GAAGAGGGAGGAGGAGCGCAGACGTGAGGCTGAGCAGCAGCTCTCATTGGCTGAGGCCGGTCAGAAGAAGCTCGTCTCATTGGCTGAAGTCAGAGTGGAAAAACTGTCACTGGATGAAACGGAGCAGAGTGTTAAAGATCCAGCGGCGCTGAAGGGACACAAACACAGAAAATCCCCCAGTGCTCATAATATCCAATCACAGagcaggagagaaaaaaaacatagaacAG AGCGCAGAACGAGAGATGCTGAAACACCagaggcctctctctctctggcaaCCTCTGGTCTCACGGTGACCCCACTGAGCACCAGGAAGTGTTCAGGCACTGTAGAGGAGGAGTGTGTGATGGAAACTCACAGCCTAGACACATGCATATCCGTGGGATGTGGGTCCACATATGAGCGCCAATCCCCCGCTGGGTCAAGTCGACCAGGCAGTGCCAAACCGGTCAGCTCAGGGGCCAGTGTTGCATCAGGCCACATAGAAACCACCACAACGCCCAAATCAGCAGCACATAACAGACCCAGGACTACAGGGGCCCATTTAAAACAAGCGGCCCTGGCTACACCACGATCCACAGAGCCACCGACAGACAGCATTTATAGATCAGCGTCCATGGGGAACAAGCCAGCATCAGAGCACAAATCTAACATCTCCAACTCCACCTCTGTCACACGACAAAAAGAGAGACGAGCAGAAAGAGAGACGCACAGAGATAAGGATTCTAGATCAAGGACTGAGGGGGATAAACAGGCTGGCAGAGAGAAACAGAAATGTACAGGGAAGGAAAAAGACAAAGAGAGGTGGATGGgcagaacaagaaaaaaacaagttgacaaagagaaagaaaagaagagagacAGCATACATAGTAAAAACCAAGCTGCCATTGTGATACAGAGAGCATGGAGGAG GTCTTGTATTCGGGGTCGTCTTCATAAATTACTGTGCAAGACAGGGAAAGGGGCGGAGTCTGCTGAAGTCACATCCCTGTTGATTCAGCTACTATGGGGGTGGCCTATCTCTTATGACCACACCCATCACAAAACTTCTGACGTTCAAGCTCCTCCCACCCGGAATGTAGGGAAAAAGAGCTCTGTGCTGCAAAATATATATG GCAGCACCCCGTCCAAAAGAGGGCCCTCTTTGCAGGCTGCAGTGCTTAAACCACAGAGCCAAAGTCAAGCGCTGCTGGATCTGtcacttaaaacaaacaaacagt TGAGCGCCGTCGAGTGTGTGAGCTTGGTGGATACTTTAAGTCAGGCGAAGCAATACTCTTACCATCTAAGGCCATCCAGTGCTGGCAGTCAAAGCGGTCAGAACAGAACGAAGAACTGA
- the invs gene encoding inversin isoform X2, whose amino-acid sequence MAMLLPQNPSQVHAAAVNGDKNTLQRLISAESRLRDSEDQFGRTPLMYCVLADRLDCAEVLLKAGAAVNNTDHSQRTALHLAAQKGNVRFMKLLLSRHADWRLKDLEEMTPLHLATRHSSSKPLSLLLKHMAPGEVDTQDRNKQTALHWSAFYNHPEHVKLLIKHDSNIGIPDSEGKIPLHWAAHNKHPNATRTVRCILEAAPTESLLNWQDYEGRTPLHFAVADGNEAVVEVLTSYEGCSVTAYDNLFRTPLHWAALLGHAKIVHLLLERNKSGMIPSDSQGATPLHYGAQSNYADTVAVFLKHPSVRDEPDLEGRTAFMWAAGKGSDDVIKTMLDLKKDLDINMTDKYGGTALHAAALSGHVSTVRLLLEQGAMVDPLDVMKHTPLFRACEMGHRDVILTLIKGGARVDLVDIDGHSALHWAALGGNAEVCEVLMENGISPNLQDHAGRTPLQCAAYAGYINCMALLIQHDADPNIQDKEGRTALHWSCNNGYLDAVKLLLGCGAFPNHMEHTEERYTPLDYALLGEHQELTQFLLEHGALSIAAIQDIAASSIQALYKGYKVRRAFRERKKLLMRHEQLRKDAAKKREEERRREAEQQLSLAEAGQKKLVSLAEVRVEKLSLDETEQSVKDPAALKGHKHRKSPSAHNIQSQSRREKKHRTERRTRDAETPEASLSLATSGLTVTPLSTRKCSGTVEEECVMETHSLDTCISVGCGSTYERQSPAGSSRPGSAKPVSSGASVASGHIETTTTPKSAAHNRPRTTGAHLKQAALATPRSTEPPTDSIYRSASMGNKPASEHKSNISNSTSVTRQKERRAERETHRDKDSRSRTEGDKQAGREKQKCTGKEKDKERWMGRTRKKQVDKEKEKKRDSIHSKNQAAIVIQRAWRRSCIRGRLHKLLCKTGKGAESAEVTSLLIQLLWGWPISYDHTHHKTSDVQAPPTRNVGKKSSVLQNIYGSTPSKRGPSLQAAVLKPQSQSQALLDLSLKTNKQLSAVECVSLVDTLSQAKQYSYHLRPSSAGSQSGQNRTKN is encoded by the exons GCGATGCTGCTCCCCCAGAATCCATCTCAGGTGCATGCAGCTGCTGTGAATGGAGACAAGAACACCTTACAGAGACTGATCTCAG CTGAGTCTCGTCTGCGGGACAGTGAGGATCAGTTCGGCCGGACTCCTCTGATGTATTGTGTGCTGGCCGACCGCTTGGACTGTGCAGAGGTGCTGCTAAAGGCTGGCGCAGCCGTCAACAACACTGACCACAGTCAGAGGACCGCACTGCACCTCGCAGCACAgaag GGCAACGTGCGCTTCATGAAACTCTTACTGTCGCGCCACGCCGATTGGCGGTTAAAGGATCTGGAAGAAATGACTCCATTACACCTGGCAACGCGACATTCGAGCTCCAAACCTCTGTCTCTGCTCCTCAAGCACATGGCACCTGGTGAGGTGGACACACAGGACAGGAATAAG CAGACAGCTCTGCACTGGAGTGCCTTCTACAATCACCCCGAGCATGTTAAGCTGCTGATCAAGCACGATTCAAACATCGGGATCCCAGACAGCGAGGGGAAGATCCCTCTACACTGGGCGGCACATAACAAACACCCCAATGCCACACGTACGGTACGCTGTATTCTG GAAGCTGCTCCCACCGAGTCCCTGCTAAACTGGCAGGACTATGAGGGACGCACCCCTCTGCACTTTGCAGTGGCTGATGGGAATGAGGCAGTGGTTGAAGTGCTGACATCATACGAGGGCTGCAGTGTGACAGCCTATGATAACCTGTTCAGGACACCACTGCACTGGGCGGCACTGCTGG GTCATGCTAAGATCGTACACCTTCTGTTGGAGAGAAACAAGTCTGGGATGATCCCATCAGACAGTCAGGGAGCAACACCTCTGCACTATGGAGCTCAGAGCAACTATGCT GACACAGTGGCAGTTTTTTTAAAACACCCCTCTGTGCGAGATGAGCCTGATCTGGAGGGACGAACAGCTTTCATGTGGGCTGCAGGGAAGGGCAGCGATGATGTCATCAAAACTATGCTGGATCTGAAAAAGGACCTGGACATAAACATGACTGACAAATATGGAGGGACAG cacttcaTGCGGCTGCACTCTCAGGGCATGTGTCCACTGTGCGGTTGTTGCTCGAGCAGGGAGCCATGGTGGACCCGCTGGACGTAATGAAACACACACCTCTGTTCCGTGCATGTGAGATGGGCCATCGAGATGTCATTCTAACGCTCATTAAAG GAGGGGCTCGTGTAGATCTGGTAGACATAGACGGTCACTCTGCTCTTCACTGGGCAGCTCTGGGTGGTAATGCGGAGGTGTGCGAGGTGTTGATGGAGAACGGGATCAGTCCTAACCTGCAGGACCACGCAGGACGAACTCCCCTCCAGTGTGCGGCATATGCTGGCTACATCAACTGCATGGCCTTGCTCATTCAGCATGACGCAGACCCCAATATCCAGGACAAGGAG GGGAGAACCGCACTCCACTGGTCCTGTAATAACGGATATCTGGATGCTGTGAAGCTGCTCCTGGGGTGTGGAGCCTTTCCCAACCATATGGAGCACACCGAGGAGAG GTACACTCCTCTAGACTATGCCCTGCTGGGAGAGCATCAAGAACTGACCCAGTTTCTATTGGAGCATGGAGCTCTATCTATCGCCGCCATCCAGGACATCGCCGCCTCGTCCATCCAGGCTCTCTACAAGGGCTACAAGGTCCGACGGGCGTTCAGAGAGCGCAAGAAGCTCCTCATGAGACACGAACAACTGCGCAAGGATGCTGCAAA GAAGAGGGAGGAGGAGCGCAGACGTGAGGCTGAGCAGCAGCTCTCATTGGCTGAGGCCGGTCAGAAGAAGCTCGTCTCATTGGCTGAAGTCAGAGTGGAAAAACTGTCACTGGATGAAACGGAGCAGAGTGTTAAAGATCCAGCGGCGCTGAAGGGACACAAACACAGAAAATCCCCCAGTGCTCATAATATCCAATCACAGagcaggagagaaaaaaaacatagaacAG AGCGCAGAACGAGAGATGCTGAAACACCagaggcctctctctctctggcaaCCTCTGGTCTCACGGTGACCCCACTGAGCACCAGGAAGTGTTCAGGCACTGTAGAGGAGGAGTGTGTGATGGAAACTCACAGCCTAGACACATGCATATCCGTGGGATGTGGGTCCACATATGAGCGCCAATCCCCCGCTGGGTCAAGTCGACCAGGCAGTGCCAAACCGGTCAGCTCAGGGGCCAGTGTTGCATCAGGCCACATAGAAACCACCACAACGCCCAAATCAGCAGCACATAACAGACCCAGGACTACAGGGGCCCATTTAAAACAAGCGGCCCTGGCTACACCACGATCCACAGAGCCACCGACAGACAGCATTTATAGATCAGCGTCCATGGGGAACAAGCCAGCATCAGAGCACAAATCTAACATCTCCAACTCCACCTCTGTCACACGACAAAAAGAGAGACGAGCAGAAAGAGAGACGCACAGAGATAAGGATTCTAGATCAAGGACTGAGGGGGATAAACAGGCTGGCAGAGAGAAACAGAAATGTACAGGGAAGGAAAAAGACAAAGAGAGGTGGATGGgcagaacaagaaaaaaacaagttgacaaagagaaagaaaagaagagagacAGCATACATAGTAAAAACCAAGCTGCCATTGTGATACAGAGAGCATGGAGGAG GTCTTGTATTCGGGGTCGTCTTCATAAATTACTGTGCAAGACAGGGAAAGGGGCGGAGTCTGCTGAAGTCACATCCCTGTTGATTCAGCTACTATGGGGGTGGCCTATCTCTTATGACCACACCCATCACAAAACTTCTGACGTTCAAGCTCCTCCCACCCGGAATGTAGGGAAAAAGAGCTCTGTGCTGCAAAATATATATG GCAGCACCCCGTCCAAAAGAGGGCCCTCTTTGCAGGCTGCAGTGCTTAAACCACAGAGCCAAAGTCAAGCGCTGCTGGATCTGtcacttaaaacaaacaaacagt TGAGCGCCGTCGAGTGTGTGAGCTTGGTGGATACTTTAAGTCAGGCGAAGCAATACTCTTACCATCTAAGGCCATCCAGTGCTGGCAGTCAAAGCGGTCAGAACAGAACGAAGAACTGA